In Paenibacillus sp. G2S3, a single window of DNA contains:
- the guaA gene encoding glutamine-hydrolyzing GMP synthase — protein MNKPNEIIVVLDFGGQYNQLIARRIRDLGVYSELLPYNTPVDKIKALAPKGIIFSGGPSSVYAEDAPHVDPAIYDLGVPIFGICYGMQLMAHQLDGKVERSAKREYGKADIDFEQGTALVAGLESRQTVWMSHGDHVVELPTGFKLDAGTESAPIAAMSNDERKLFAVQFHPEVRHSVHGNEMISNFLYQICGCDGKWTMESFIDEAIQDIRNQVGDKKVLCALSGGVDSSVVAMLIHRAIGDQLTCMFIDHGLLRKGEAESVMETFVGKFDIHVVKIDARERFMSKLAGVEDPEQKRKIIGNEFIYCFDEESAKLGDFAFLAQGTLYTDIVESGTATAQTIKSHHNVGGLPEDMKFSLIEPLNTLFKDEVRKLGEELGMPRAIVWRQPFPGPGLAIRVLGEVTEDKLTIVRDSDYILQEEIAKAGLDREIWQYFTALPNMKSVGVMGDARTYSYTVGVRAVTSIDGMTADWARIPWDILEKISVRIVNEVENVNRVVYDITSKPPATIEWE, from the coding sequence ATGAATAAGCCAAATGAAATTATCGTCGTTCTCGATTTTGGGGGACAATACAACCAACTTATCGCGCGCAGAATTCGGGACCTGGGAGTATACAGCGAACTTTTGCCGTACAATACGCCAGTAGACAAGATCAAAGCACTTGCACCTAAAGGGATTATCTTCTCTGGTGGTCCTAGCAGTGTGTATGCTGAAGATGCTCCACATGTGGATCCAGCGATCTATGATTTAGGAGTACCGATCTTCGGTATTTGCTATGGTATGCAGCTAATGGCTCACCAGCTTGACGGTAAAGTGGAACGCTCCGCTAAACGTGAATATGGTAAAGCTGACATTGACTTTGAACAAGGTACTGCATTAGTGGCTGGGCTAGAGAGCCGCCAGACGGTATGGATGAGCCATGGTGACCATGTGGTTGAACTTCCAACAGGATTCAAGCTGGATGCAGGAACTGAAAGTGCTCCAATCGCTGCAATGAGCAATGATGAGCGCAAGTTGTTCGCGGTTCAATTCCACCCAGAAGTGCGTCACTCTGTACATGGTAACGAGATGATCTCGAACTTCTTGTATCAAATTTGTGGTTGCGACGGCAAATGGACGATGGAATCGTTTATCGATGAAGCCATTCAAGATATTCGTAACCAAGTTGGAGATAAAAAAGTACTCTGCGCACTTAGCGGTGGCGTGGATTCCTCTGTGGTTGCAATGCTCATTCACCGTGCAATTGGTGACCAATTGACTTGTATGTTTATTGATCACGGCCTTCTTCGTAAAGGTGAAGCAGAAAGCGTAATGGAAACCTTCGTAGGTAAGTTCGATATTCATGTCGTGAAAATCGATGCCCGCGAACGCTTCATGAGCAAGCTTGCAGGTGTTGAAGATCCAGAGCAAAAACGTAAAATCATTGGTAATGAGTTTATCTACTGCTTCGACGAAGAGTCTGCTAAGCTCGGAGATTTCGCTTTCCTTGCGCAAGGTACACTGTATACGGATATCGTTGAGAGCGGAACAGCTACGGCACAAACGATTAAATCTCACCACAATGTGGGCGGTCTGCCGGAGGATATGAAGTTCAGCTTGATCGAGCCATTAAACACATTGTTTAAAGATGAGGTTCGTAAACTAGGTGAAGAACTGGGAATGCCACGTGCTATCGTTTGGCGTCAGCCTTTCCCTGGTCCAGGTCTTGCTATTCGTGTCTTGGGTGAAGTAACAGAGGACAAGCTTACTATCGTTCGCGACTCTGACTACATTCTGCAAGAGGAAATTGCTAAGGCGGGATTAGACCGTGAAATTTGGCAATACTTCACAGCCCTGCCTAACATGAAGAGTGTTGGTGTTATGGGAGATGCTCGTACTTATTCCTACACAGTAGGCGTCCGTGCAGTAACTTCCATCGATGGTATGACTGCTGACTGGGCACGTATCCCTTGGGATATTCTAGAGAAAATCTCTGTACGTATCGTCAACGAAGTGGAGAACGTAAACCGCGTAGTGTATGACATTACTTCGAAACCACCAGCAACGATTGAGTGGGAATAA